TCTTTTTAATGCATCATTATCTTCAATTGAACTATTTTGAATATATTGACTATATTCTATTTTTCTTTTTTTATTCCAAGCCAGTTGGTCAATAGTAATATCTTGATTTTTATCTAATATTCTAAAAGACAATGTATTATTACAACTAGCAACACTATAATTTGGATTATGCTCCATAAAACTTATTAATTCTGAAAATATTCCTATATTAAAAAAGTCATCATTGTCTCCCATAATTACATATTTTGTTTTAACTCTCGAATGAATATCAACAAATTTTTCATAAAACAATTCAAGGTTAGTATCATATGGATATCTAATATATTCATAATTTAGATATGGGTAGTTTTCATAATTTTTTAGATATTTTTCAACTTCTTTATCTTTTCCCCCATCAGCTATTAATATTTTATAAGGACATTTATTTTCATTCATCCATGTCATCCAACGATAAGTAAACGGACTTCTATCTTTTAGTGTTAAAACTATAGTCAATAAATTACTATTATCCATTATTAGAACTCTTTATAAGATCAATAGTTTCTTTTATACTTTGCTTTTCGTCACCTTTAAACTTAAATCCTAATTTTTTAAACTTTTCATTTGATACGTCATACGATAATTGATTCATTATTTTTGTTTCAACAAAATTGATATCAAGATTATCTACGTTATCCTTAATAACATCTACAATATTACTTACTGTTAAATTGTCTGTTAAGACATTATAAACTTCATTATTAAAAATATCATTTTTGATTAAAAAAGAAATTGATCTTACTGCATCAGTTAAGTCTAAATAAGGTCTTTTTTGGTTAAATGCAGTTTTCCACACAGTCAAGGGTTGTCTCATAACTGCTTGCCAACAAAATTTATTTACTGCAGTATGGAATCTCATGCCAGAAGATACTCCAAAAATTGTTCCAAATCTCAAAATAATATAATCCAATTTTTTTTCATATTTTTTTAATTCTTGCTCAGACTTAAATTTTGATAAGGCATAAGGACTTTGTGGTTTTAATTCTTCTTCAGTACAATTCTCATCAACTATATCATTTTGAGTACCATATACACTAGTTGTAGATAAAAATATCAATTTACAATTATTCTCAACACAAGCTTCAATAACTTTTTGTGTTCCAACATAGTTAACATTTTCAACTTCTTCTTGATTATCAAAACTACCTGCTGCATTTGTAATTGCAGCCAAATGTATTACATATGACACATCTAAAAATACCTCTTTCAAATTCATTGAAAGGATATCATCTTCAATAAATGTATATTTATAATTTTTAGGTAAATCAAATAAAGAACAATATCTTTGACATAGCATATTATCAATCATAATAATTTCTATATCATCTATTTCTGTAGGTAAAGTTCGAATCAACTTTGAACCAATATGCCCAAGTGCTCCAGTAATTACTATTTTTTTCATTTTAATACCTTTCTACAATATAATCATTTTCATCATAATACTCAGAAGACAATACTAATAGCACCGTAGCATTACTAAAGTTATCCATTGTATGCCAGTCTTTTGGTTCAACAATCAAACACTTTGAGGGAGAGTCTAAAATAAAAGTTTCTTCAGAAAGACCATCATCAACAAAAATTTCACAATGACCATTTAATGCAATTAGTGCTTGTATTGTTTTGATATGACGGTGTCCTCCTCTTTTCTCAGAAACATTGTATACATAATATACTCTTTTTATTTCATATGGCAATACTTTTTCAATAACAGTAAGTGAGCCTCGAGAATCGCTAAATGTATCCAAATCAGTTATATATGCCATTCAAATTTCCTTATTTTTAATTCTTTGAATAAAGAGCTTGCCAATAGTGACTAAATGGCTTTGCCCAAGATTCGGATTTAACTTCCCATTGTTCACTTGGTTTATACTCTTTTACAAAGTTTAAAGAATGTTTATTGATATCAAGATTTGAATCAATATTTAATATTGATTTTAAGATTCCATTCTGGAGTGCTTGTTCAATAATCTTTTTTCCTTGAGTATGATTGTCAAGAGATTTATCCAGATATTTTCCAACTGGATTTTTTGTATAAAAGTATTGAACACTTTTATCAATAAGTGATAAATAATTGTATACTACAGCTTCATGCATTTCTGCAAATGAATCTATATTTATAGCTAAATCATGCACACCTATTTCATAACCATCAAGTATATCAACTGAAACGAAATTTATTTTTGCAAACTTGTCAGAAGGTAATACCTTTTTCAAATATCTTTGAGATATAGCCATTGTATCTTTTAAATCAATAATTGTGTAACTTTTAATATCAAAATTAGATAGAATGGTGTGTGCTGTCCTTCCATAGCCAGCACCTATTTCAAGTATTTTTTTATCATTTAGATTAATACTATTATCTAAAAAAGAAATTTCGTATACTGCCTGTAAATAGTCCAAATCTATATCTTCATCGTTGTATTGAATGCAAAATGGTTGACCAAAATTTCTATTCTTGACTTTCTTGATTTTTTCTACCTCATTATCGCTTAAAGAAGAAGCCAGATTATAAAGAAGTGTTTTTAAAAACCTTACTCCATTTATTTCAGGATTAAACATAGAAATCTTATAATTCACAGAACTACTTCTGAAGTTTTCAACTAATTCATCTAACTGTCCCTCATTAACAATATTTTTATTAATATCACTCCAAAATTCATTACTTTTAAATTTTTCCATTTTATTCCTTAATTAACTTTTTAAAATTATTCATAGTTTTTTCAATACCAGACTCTAAATTAACTTTTGCTTTCCAATTGGTTTCACTACAGAAGCAACTACTGTCCGCAATAAAATTTCTATATTCTATATCAGATATTTTTGTAGGCATACTAACAGATTCAATTAAAACATTATTACTTACAATTTTCTGACTTTTTTTCACTATTATGTCAAATGCATTTTTAATACTTTTTTTAATTCCAGTCCCTAAAACGTAACATTTTCCATTAGTTTCATTATCAATATGGAAATAGGCATGTGCAAAGGCTGAAATAACATCATCAATATATATATAATCTCTTAAGAACTCCCCACTTCCATATAGTGTCAAATTTTCTCCATTTAATGCTTTTTTAATCATCAAGTTTAAAATACCTCTATCTGAACTACTACTATTAACTCCAGGTCCATAAACATTTGATAACCTAAGGATACATCCCTTAATAATATTTTTTTTAGCATAAAATTTTATATATTGTTCAATTGTCAATTTATGTATATCATAAATTGTTATTGGATTATCTTTAAAAGTTTCATTCACAGGAAGCTTCTCAACCAATCCACAAATAGTTACTGCACTTGAAAATATTAGTGTTGGTTTAGTAGAAAGTTTTTCACATAATGAAAGTAACTTAACAATAGGAGAAACTGAATCTTCATAATCTTTTAAAATATCTTTTTCTGCAGTATACGTACTTGTTTGAGCAGAAAAATAAAAAATTACATTACTTCTTCGTACTGCATCAATATATTCTTTACTATTAAAGTTTAATTCTATATCTTCAACATTTGCAATTGTTTTTCTTATGGGTGAAAAAATTTTAGGGTCTCTTCCTATACGTATAATATTACAATACTTATTTTTTAAATAATTGACAAAACTAGATCCAATATAACCTCTAGCACCTATAACCATGATAGTTTTATTTTCAAAACTTCTCATTTAACTCTTTTAAAAACTAAATTTTTGCCATACTTAATTCGAAATTCTTCTGGAAAATTATTTTGAGGATAGTGCTTATTCACTTGTAAAATATTAGCTTGAAAATTATTTTTCAATATCAATTCATATCCAAATTTTTTCAAAACAGTTAAAATATCTTCAAGTTTAAAAAAAGTATGTGCAATTTTCGATTCATAGTAATTTTGTAAACTAACATACGTATGCTTTATATTTCCAGCTGGCAAATCCGTAAAAATAAAATATTGTGCATTGTATTTGGATAATAAGGAAATTAAAGATTCCCAATCATCGATATATTGCAAAGATGAACTTATATGAACGATATCAACATCATTTGTTTCAGGTAATGTCGTGGAAAAATTAATATGAGCATCTTTTTCAAATATTTTCTTAGCAGCACAAACATTTTCATGTCCTTCAACTACCCAAAAGTCTAAGCCTGTTGATTGAGGTAAAGTATGAACTAAAGGAACATATGTATTCCCCATACCACCACCAAAATCAAGTACTTTTAAACTTTTCTTTTCAGAATATACAATAGATGCAATAGTATACAATGGGATATTTTCAAATACATAGTTTTCTGTTCTTTTAGCTTGTTTTAAGACATCTTTAATCTTTAAAACACTTTTTTGCACCCAAGTTTCACTTTCAAACCCTGAACCAATAGAAGGTGCATCATCAAAATCATTATATATCCCTTCCCAAACATTAAATTCTTGTGACATTCTAAGACTCCTTAACTTCTAAACATTTAGTTGATATATATTTAATGTCTTTTTCTGAAAGTTCAGGATACATTGGTAGAGATAATATTTCGCCAGCAATATTTTCAGTACAATTCAAATCATGATTAATTGTAAAAGCTTCCTGTAAATGAACAGGTTTTTCATAATGTATCATTGCTAATATATTTTTAGATTTTAAATACTCTTTTAATTGATTACGATTTTTTAAACGAACAACAAAAAGATGAAAAGAATGATAACAATTATCTCTAACTTTTGGTAGAATGAGAGAACTGTTTTTTAAAGCCTCATAATATAACTTTGCAATATCATTACGTTTTTTTGTATCTTGTTTTAGGTATTTTAATTTTACTCTGAGTATTGCAGCTTGTAATTCATCTAATCTTGAATTATACCCACTAAATTCACTATCACGATTTTCATCCCAACCATATTGTCTTAGTTTTAATAATTTATTATATAATTTTTCACAATTAGTTGTAATTGCTCCACCATCACCAATAGCACCCAAATTTTTCGTAGGGAAAAAACTAAAACAACCTAAAGTTCCAATACTTCCTAATTCTTTTCCTTTATAGCTTGCCCCACTTGCTTGTGCACAATCTTCAATAATATCAATATTATTTTCATTTGAGATCTTTATTAAAGCATCCATATCACAAGGTTGCCCATAAATATGAACAGCAATAATTGCTTTTGTTTTATTTGAAACTCTTTTTTTAACTTCTTCTATATCTATTGTAAAATACTCTTTTTCAATATCCACCATGATAGGAGTTGCCCCAGTTGCCTTTATAGCAGATACTGTTGCTGTTGCAGTGTGAGAAACAGTTATAACTTCATCCCCCGTGCCAATATTTAAAGCTTTTAACGCCAAGAATAATGCATCAGTACCACTTGCGACACTTATTGTATATTTCGTTCCTACAAAATTTGAAAATTCATTTTCAAATAATTTTACTTCTTGACCTAAAATATACCAACCACTTTCTAACACTTTATTAATAGCATTTTGGATTTCAGTTTTATGTGTTAAATATTGTTCTTTAGGATTAGCACATAAAATCATTAATCTATAACCTTAACATCTGGCACATACATAATCCATTTTATGCCATTAGCTTCCATATACTCTTTTTCTTTTTCCATAATCTCTTTTGCATGATTCCAAGCAAAGAGAAGTACATAATCAGGTTTACTATCTTTAAATTTTTCATAAGGTATTACAGGAATATGTGCTCCTGGTGAAAACTTATTATGTTTAGTAGGTGTTGTATCACAGATAAATTCTAAGTGTTCAGGTGTTATTCCAAAAAAGTTTGTCACTGTAGTACTTTTTGAAGTTGCTCCATAAGCAACGACTTTTTTATTTTTCTCTTTAAGTTCATTTAAAAGTTTCATTAAATCATCTTTTACAATATTTACTTTTCGAGTAAAATTATTATATGCTTCAATATTATCCAATCCTAACTCTTTTTCTTTTTGAATTTGATTTTGAACATTTATAGAAACTTCTTTTCTACCTTTATGTGCCAATGTATATCTCATTGAACCACCATGAGTAACCTGAGGTTCAACATCTATTACTTCTAATCCATGTATATTCGCTAAATAACTCACTGACATCACTGAAAATAAAAACGTATGCTCATCATAAATTTGATCAAAAGATGCTTTTTGAACAATATCAGCAGCATAAGGGTCTTCAAAAGAGAAGATACCATCATCTTTTAAAAGTTTCTCAATACCTTCAAAAATTGAGTGCATGTAAGGAATATGACACATAACATTTGCACTTAATATTGCATCTGCTTTTCCATATTTTTCAATTACATCTAAAGCCAATTTAGAATCAAAAAATTCTGAAGTAACATTTATTCCTTTACTTCTAGCAATATCTGCAACATTTTTTGATGGTTCTACACCCAAATGAGGAATGTTTTTATTTAAAAAATTCTCTATCATGATTCCATCATTACATCCAATTTCGACAACCAATGAATCTTCTGCTAATAGTTGTTTTTCAATCACAGAATATGCAAAATTTTTGAAATGCTCTTTCATATAGTCAGATGTTGAAGAAAAAAATGCATAATTTTCATGAAACATTTGTTCCCTATCTGGTTGTTCTAATAATTGTACCATTTTACAATTTGGACAAAAACCAACTTCCATTTTAAAAAAATACTCATTATTAAATTGACTTTCCGTCAAAAAACCATTTGCTATTGGCTGTTGACCAAAATCAATAAATTTTTCTACTTTTAAATCACATATTAAACATTGTGCCATCGATTAATTTTCCTTACATTTTCTTGAACATTAGAATATCAAATTTTTCATTAATAGTCATTTAATTATTTATACTTTTTTAAATACCACTCAATAGTTTTTAAGATACCATTGTCAAAACTCTCATCAACTTTCCATCCTAATTCTATTTCAAGTTTTTTTGCATCAATTGCATATCTTCGGTCATGACCTGCTCTATCTTCTACAAAAGTAATAAGTTTTTTATAAGAGTCATTTTTAGGAACTTTAGTATCAAGAATTTCACAAATAGTATTTACTATTTGAAAATTTGTTTTTTCATTTCCTCCACCAATATTATAGGTTTCACCTTTTTTACCAAAGTGAAATACTAAATCTATACCTTTACAATGGTCTAATACATATAACCAATCTCTAATATTCTTTCCATCACCATAAATTGGGATTGGAGTCCCTTTTAATGCATTCCTTATAATTGTTGGTATTAGTTTTTCATCATCTTGTTTTGGTCCATAGTTATTGGAACAATTTGTTATAACAGTATTTAATCCATAAGTTTCTTTATAGCTCCTTATTATCATGTCACTTGATGCTTTTGAAGCACTGTAGGGAGAGTTTGGGGAGTATGGAGTTTCTTCAGTAAATAAACCTGTTTCATCAAGTGTTCCATAAACCTCATCTGTTGAAATATGATGGAAACGACACCCTTGATATTTTTTTTTATAAGTAAAAGGTTTATCCATCCAATAATTTTTTGCAACATCTACTAATGTAAAAGTTCCATGTACATTTGTTTGAATAAATATAGCTGGATTTTTAATTGAATTATCTACATGAGATTCAGCTGCAAAATGTATCACGCCCCGAATATCATACTCATCAAATATAAACTCAACAAGTTCTCGATTACAAATATCCCCTTTGATAAATTTATATCTAGGATTTTCATTGCATTCATTTAAATTATTTAAATTTCCAGCATATGTAAGTAAATCTAAATTAATTAAATTATACTCCTTATATTTTTCTAAAAAATATGGGACAAAGTTACTTCCAATAAAGCCAGCTGTACCAGTTAATAATAATGTTTTCAAATCATTTCCTCATATAAGAAGTTATTGTCAATTTGAGCAAGCATTGGAGCACTATTATCTTTATCTGCAATAATTAATTCACTTTTATCTATATTAAGTTTTATATTAATTGTACTATCCATAAAATTCAATATTCTGTCATGATTAGGAGAATATAACTCATCCATTTTATATAAAATAGTTACATTATCAGTAAGTGTCAAATAACCATGTGCAAAGCCTTTTGGTATTAGCATTTGTTTATGATTATCAGAAGATAATATTTGAGAAACATATTGTCCATAAGTTGGTGATTTTTTCCTTATGTCTATTACATAATCTATAATTTCACCAGAAACTACTCTTACTAATGTAGTTTGTGATTTTGGATTCATCTGATAATGGAAACCTCTAAACGTATGTTTGTATTTATTATATGATTGATTGTCTTGAATAAAATTATAATCTAATCCATTTTCTAAAAATTTTCTTTTAGAATAACTTTCATAAAAAAAGCCTCTTTCATCATTAAATACGTGTGGATTTAAAATAAGTACTCCATCAAGTTTTGTTGATTCAACCTTCATTTATTATCCTTTAATATTCTATTTAAATATTTACCGTAAGAATTTTTTTGTAATGATTTAGATAAAACTAAAAGTTTTTCTTTTGTGATATACCCCATTAAATATGATATTTCTTCAAGACAAGCCACTTTTAAACCTTGTCTTTTTTCTATTGTTTCAATAAATTGAGAAGCTTCGAGTAAAGATTCGTGAGTACCAGTATCTAGCCAAGCAAATCCTCGTCTCATGATTTCTACCTTTAATTTATTCTTTAATAAATATTCATTATTGACTGATGTTATTTCTAATTCACCACGTGAACTAGGTATTATGCTTTTAGCAATTTTAATTACATCATTTGTATAAAAATATAAACCTACCACAGCAAAATTACTTTTAGGTTTTTTAGGTTTTTCTTCTATACTCAAAGCATTCCAACTTTTGTCAAATTCAACAACACCATACCTTTCTGGATCATTTACATAGTAACCATAAACTACAGATTTGTTTTCTTTTTCTACTATTCTTATACTATTTTGTAACATAATTGTTAAGTCTTGTCCATAAAATATATTATCTCCAAGTATTAAACATACATTGTCATCTTTTATAAAATCTTCACCAATTATAAATGATTGTGCCAAGCCATCTGGAGATTCTTGAACTTTATATTGTAAATTTATACCTAATGTACTCCCATCACCTAAAAGTTCAATAAATCTTTCGTTATCATCTGGAGTTGTTATAATCAATATATCTTTTATACCAGCTAACATTAATACAGATAAGGGATAGTAAATCATTGGCTTATCATATACAGGTAAAAGTTGTTTAC
This portion of the Arcobacter nitrofigilis DSM 7299 genome encodes:
- a CDS encoding SDR family oxidoreductase — encoded protein: MKKIVITGALGHIGSKLIRTLPTEIDDIEIIMIDNMLCQRYCSLFDLPKNYKYTFIEDDILSMNLKEVFLDVSYVIHLAAITNAAGSFDNQEEVENVNYVGTQKVIEACVENNCKLIFLSTTSVYGTQNDIVDENCTEEELKPQSPYALSKFKSEQELKKYEKKLDYIILRFGTIFGVSSGMRFHTAVNKFCWQAVMRQPLTVWKTAFNQKRPYLDLTDAVRSISFLIKNDIFNNEVYNVLTDNLTVSNIVDVIKDNVDNLDINFVETKIMNQLSYDVSNEKFKKLGFKFKGDEKQSIKETIDLIKSSNNG
- a CDS encoding sugar 3,4-ketoisomerase, which codes for MAYITDLDTFSDSRGSLTVIEKVLPYEIKRVYYVYNVSEKRGGHRHIKTIQALIALNGHCEIFVDDGLSEETFILDSPSKCLIVEPKDWHTMDNFSNATVLLVLSSEYYDENDYIVERY
- a CDS encoding putative sugar O-methyltransferase, whose protein sequence is MEKFKSNEFWSDINKNIVNEGQLDELVENFRSSSVNYKISMFNPEINGVRFLKTLLYNLASSLSDNEVEKIKKVKNRNFGQPFCIQYNDEDIDLDYLQAVYEISFLDNSINLNDKKILEIGAGYGRTAHTILSNFDIKSYTIIDLKDTMAISQRYLKKVLPSDKFAKINFVSVDILDGYEIGVHDLAINIDSFAEMHEAVVYNYLSLIDKSVQYFYTKNPVGKYLDKSLDNHTQGKKIIEQALQNGILKSILNIDSNLDINKHSLNFVKEYKPSEQWEVKSESWAKPFSHYWQALYSKN
- a CDS encoding NAD-dependent epimerase/dehydratase family protein, giving the protein MRSFENKTIMVIGARGYIGSSFVNYLKNKYCNIIRIGRDPKIFSPIRKTIANVEDIELNFNSKEYIDAVRRSNVIFYFSAQTSTYTAEKDILKDYEDSVSPIVKLLSLCEKLSTKPTLIFSSAVTICGLVEKLPVNETFKDNPITIYDIHKLTIEQYIKFYAKKNIIKGCILRLSNVYGPGVNSSSSDRGILNLMIKKALNGENLTLYGSGEFLRDYIYIDDVISAFAHAYFHIDNETNGKCYVLGTGIKKSIKNAFDIIVKKSQKIVSNNVLIESVSMPTKISDIEYRNFIADSSCFCSETNWKAKVNLESGIEKTMNNFKKLIKE
- a CDS encoding TIGR04325 family methyltransferase → MSQEFNVWEGIYNDFDDAPSIGSGFESETWVQKSVLKIKDVLKQAKRTENYVFENIPLYTIASIVYSEKKSLKVLDFGGGMGNTYVPLVHTLPQSTGLDFWVVEGHENVCAAKKIFEKDAHINFSTTLPETNDVDIVHISSSLQYIDDWESLISLLSKYNAQYFIFTDLPAGNIKHTYVSLQNYYESKIAHTFFKLEDILTVLKKFGYELILKNNFQANILQVNKHYPQNNFPEEFRIKYGKNLVFKRVK
- a CDS encoding DegT/DnrJ/EryC1/StrS family aminotransferase produces the protein MILCANPKEQYLTHKTEIQNAINKVLESGWYILGQEVKLFENEFSNFVGTKYTISVASGTDALFLALKALNIGTGDEVITVSHTATATVSAIKATGATPIMVDIEKEYFTIDIEEVKKRVSNKTKAIIAVHIYGQPCDMDALIKISNENNIDIIEDCAQASGASYKGKELGSIGTLGCFSFFPTKNLGAIGDGGAITTNCEKLYNKLLKLRQYGWDENRDSEFSGYNSRLDELQAAILRVKLKYLKQDTKKRNDIAKLYYEALKNSSLILPKVRDNCYHSFHLFVVRLKNRNQLKEYLKSKNILAMIHYEKPVHLQEAFTINHDLNCTENIAGEILSLPMYPELSEKDIKYISTKCLEVKES
- a CDS encoding class I SAM-dependent methyltransferase, coding for MAQCLICDLKVEKFIDFGQQPIANGFLTESQFNNEYFFKMEVGFCPNCKMVQLLEQPDREQMFHENYAFFSSTSDYMKEHFKNFAYSVIEKQLLAEDSLVVEIGCNDGIMIENFLNKNIPHLGVEPSKNVADIARSKGINVTSEFFDSKLALDVIEKYGKADAILSANVMCHIPYMHSIFEGIEKLLKDDGIFSFEDPYAADIVQKASFDQIYDEHTFLFSVMSVSYLANIHGLEVIDVEPQVTHGGSMRYTLAHKGRKEVSINVQNQIQKEKELGLDNIEAYNNFTRKVNIVKDDLMKLLNELKEKNKKVVAYGATSKSTTVTNFFGITPEHLEFICDTTPTKHNKFSPGAHIPVIPYEKFKDSKPDYVLLFAWNHAKEIMEKEKEYMEANGIKWIMYVPDVKVID
- the rfbB gene encoding dTDP-glucose 4,6-dehydratase, which encodes MKTLLLTGTAGFIGSNFVPYFLEKYKEYNLINLDLLTYAGNLNNLNECNENPRYKFIKGDICNRELVEFIFDEYDIRGVIHFAAESHVDNSIKNPAIFIQTNVHGTFTLVDVAKNYWMDKPFTYKKKYQGCRFHHISTDEVYGTLDETGLFTEETPYSPNSPYSASKASSDMIIRSYKETYGLNTVITNCSNNYGPKQDDEKLIPTIIRNALKGTPIPIYGDGKNIRDWLYVLDHCKGIDLVFHFGKKGETYNIGGGNEKTNFQIVNTICEILDTKVPKNDSYKKLITFVEDRAGHDRRYAIDAKKLEIELGWKVDESFDNGILKTIEWYLKKYK
- the rfbC gene encoding dTDP-4-dehydrorhamnose 3,5-epimerase — encoded protein: MKVESTKLDGVLILNPHVFNDERGFFYESYSKRKFLENGLDYNFIQDNQSYNKYKHTFRGFHYQMNPKSQTTLVRVVSGEIIDYVIDIRKKSPTYGQYVSQILSSDNHKQMLIPKGFAHGYLTLTDNVTILYKMDELYSPNHDRILNFMDSTINIKLNIDKSELIIADKDNSAPMLAQIDNNFLYEEMI
- the rfbA gene encoding glucose-1-phosphate thymidylyltransferase RfbA, with product MKGIILAGGRGTRLYPITKVISKQLLPVYDKPMIYYPLSVLMLAGIKDILIITTPDDNERFIELLGDGSTLGINLQYKVQESPDGLAQSFIIGEDFIKDDNVCLILGDNIFYGQDLTIMLQNSIRIVEKENKSVVYGYYVNDPERYGVVEFDKSWNALSIEEKPKKPKSNFAVVGLYFYTNDVIKIAKSIIPSSRGELEITSVNNEYLLKNKLKVEIMRRGFAWLDTGTHESLLEASQFIETIEKRQGLKVACLEEISYLMGYITKEKLLVLSKSLQKNSYGKYLNRILKDNK